GGGTCAGCTGATGGACGACGCCGAGGCGATGACCTGCTGCTGGATGCTGGCCGGCAGCGGGGCCGCGCCCAGCTCGGCGAGCGTGGTCTGGCCGTCCGTCGCGGTGTAGCCCAGGAAGGACTTGAGCAGCGGCGCGGTGTCGGCCGAGTTCCCGGCCGAGCAGACGATCTCGTAGGTGACCAGGATCAGCGGATAGGCGCCGGCTTCCTTGGTGGCGTAGTCCAGCTTGAGGGCCAGATCCTTGCCGGTGCCGACGACCGTGGCCGCCTCGACCGCCTTGCCGGCCGACTCGGCGGTCAGCTCGACCGCGCCGCCGCCGTTGTCCAGCTGGGCGACGTTCAGGCCGTCATCGAGAGCGAAGCCCCATTCGACGTAGCCGATCGACCCGTCCGTGCTCTTGACCTGCTTGGACACCCCGTCGCTGCCCTGGGCGGCGACACCACCGGGCGCGGCCCAGGCCTTGGCCGGGGTGAAGGTCCAGGCGCTCGGCGCGGCGGCGGCCAGGTACTTGGTGAAGTTCTCGGTGGTGCCCGAGTCCTCGGCGCGGTGCACGGCCTGGATGCCGGTGGCCGGCAGGGTGACGCCGGGGTTGATCGCGGCGATGGCTGGGTCGTTCCAGGTGGTGATGGTGCCGCTGAAGATGCCGGCGATGACGGCCGGGGTCAGCGTCAGGGTGTCGACGCCGGAGACGTTGTAGGCCAGGGCGATGGGGCCGGTGACCATCGGCAGGTTCAACGCCGGGTTGCCCGCGCACCGCTGGGACTGCGCCTGGGCGGCCTGGTCCTCCTTGAGCGAGGAGTCCGAGCCGGCGAAGTCGACCTGGTTGGCGATGAAGTCCTGGATGCCCTTGCCGGAGCCGCCGCCGCCGTAGGCGTTCAGGTTAGCGCCGCACTTGGCGTTGAAGTCGGCGATCCACTGCTCCATGACCTTGCCCTGGGCGGTGGAACCCGAGGACCGCAGGGCCCCGGTCGCGCAGCTGAAGCCGGCGCCCTCGAAGGTGGTGCCACCCCCGGCGGCCGCCGACCCGCTCGCTGCCGCGGAGCTGCCGCCGGCCGAACCGGCCGCGGCACTCGTCGTGGTCGTGTTGTTGTCGCTGCCGCAGGCCGCCAGCAGCAGAGTGCCGGACGCCAGGAGCGCCACCAAGCCGGCCCGTCGCGTGATCTTCACGCCTGTTCCTCCGTTGGGTTCATCGTTCGTCGATGCCGGTCCTGCGGCCCGCGTGAGCGGCGCCGGTGTCCGACGCTCGGAATGTAAGTGGCCGGGCGGAACGGATTCCCCACGGCAGGTGAACGGCGAGTGAACCCAGCTGTCCGCGGCTGTGACGGGGCCCACCG
This genomic window from Nakamurella multipartita DSM 44233 contains:
- the pstS gene encoding phosphate ABC transporter substrate-binding protein PstS, yielding MKITRRAGLVALLASGTLLLAACGSDNNTTTTSAAAGSAGGSSAAASGSAAAGGGTTFEGAGFSCATGALRSSGSTAQGKVMEQWIADFNAKCGANLNAYGGGGSGKGIQDFIANQVDFAGSDSSLKEDQAAQAQSQRCAGNPALNLPMVTGPIALAYNVSGVDTLTLTPAVIAGIFSGTITTWNDPAIAAINPGVTLPATGIQAVHRAEDSGTTENFTKYLAAAAPSAWTFTPAKAWAAPGGVAAQGSDGVSKQVKSTDGSIGYVEWGFALDDGLNVAQLDNGGGAVELTAESAGKAVEAATVVGTGKDLALKLDYATKEAGAYPLILVTYEIVCSAGNSADTAPLLKSFLGYTATDGQTTLAELGAAPLPASIQQQVIASASSIS